Genomic window (Leisingera methylohalidivorans DSM 14336):
CACGTAATCGGCGTTCCGGGCCAGCCAGCGCGCCTGGCCCTGCAGCGTCGTCTGCGCCTGCGGCGACAGGCTGGACTGGTCGTTCGCGAACAGCACCCGGTCGCCGACAGTCTGCCGGAAGTAGGCCGGGCTGGCCGGATCCAGCGCGCCTGCGGCGGCGCCTGCACCGCCTGCCCCGGCGCTGCCGTTCAGATCGTCGTTCCATGGGTTGCTGCTGCAGGCTGTCAGCCCCAGCACGGCCACTGCCGCCATTGCCAATTTCAAACCGCTCATATCGTCTGCCTATCCCTTTGCGTTTCTTGACCCGAAACTAGCATAAGCCCGGGGGTGGTTCTATGCGGGTATCCCCGCCCTGACGCTCCTTTTACCGCTGCAACGGCGACCAGGCCGGGTCCGAGGCCCCGTCCGGCGTCCTCACCGGTTTCAGATTGCGGCCGGTGATATCGACCGAATACAGCATTGCGCGGCCGGTGCTGCCCTGGCTTTCGCGGGTGAACATGATCACCCGGCCATTCGGCGCCCAGGTCGGCCCCTCGTCCAGGAAAGAGGCGGTCAGCAGCCGTTCCTCGCTGCCGTCGGTGCGCATCACGCCGATATGGAACCGGCCCTTGTTCTGCTTGGTAAAGGCAATCATGTCGCCGCGCGGCGACCACACCGGGGTGCCATAGCGCCCCTGGCCAAAGCTGATCCGCCGCGCCTCGCCGCCGCCTGCGGGCATCACATAAAGCTGCTGGCTGCCGGAACGGTCGCTTTCAAAAACGACCTGCGACCCGTCCGGCGAAAACGACGGTGCCGTCTCGATCGAGGGGGCCGAAGTCAGCCGGGTCTTGGCCCCGGTCCCGATATCCATCGCAAACAGATCGGTGTTGCCGCCCTGGGTCTGCGAATAGACCACCGTGCGCCCGTCCGGGGCAAACCGTGGCGCAAAGCTCATGATGCCGTCGCCGCTGGACAGGATCTTGCGCTGCACCTGGCCCACATCCAGCACATGGATCTGCGGGAAACCGCTTTCATAGCTGGTGTAAAGCACCCGGTCGCCGGTGGGCGAAAACCGCGGCGCCAGCACCAGAGCAGCGCTGTTGGTCAGATACTGCACATTGGCGCCGTCGTAATCCATGATCGCCAGCCGCTTGCGGCGCTCGTTCTTGGGGCCGCTTTCAGAGACATAAACCACCCGGCTGTCGAAATAACCGCTCTCGCCGGTGATTTCGCTGTAGATGGCATCGGCCACTTTATGCGCCATCCGCCGCCAGCCGCCGGTGGTGCCGGTGAACTGCAGCGCGCTTTCCAGCTCCTTTTCCGCAAACACGTCATAGCCGCGGAACCGCACCGTCAGCCGGTTGCCGGTGACGCTGACAGCGCCAGTGATCAGCGCCTGGGCGTTCACCGCTTTCCAGTCAGCGAATTTCACCTGATTGTCGAAACCGGTCACCTTGGAGATATGGGCGCTGGCGGGCACTTCCCGGAACAGTCCGGTGCCGCTGAGATCCGCCGCCACCACCCGCGCGATCTGCGCCGCATGTTCCGCAGCCGCAGGGGTCTCGGGCACGAAATCCGGAACCGCAAAGGGCAATGGCTCAATCACACCCTGATCGATCTCGATGCGGAGCGGGCCGGTCTGCGCCGCAGCGGTGCCTGCCCCGGCCAATGCCGAAGCCCCGATCAGCAGAGCTGCCAGAATTTTCCTCATTTGATCCGCATCCTTTCAGGATTGAATGTCATCTCAATATCACGCCATTGCGAATATTTCTCAGGGGGAAGATTAAACCCCTTGGCCCCGCAGCGGATTATTGCCCGCCGGGCTGCCCCGAAGGCCTGCTGCGCCGCCGATGCCGAGCCGCCGGTGCTCGACAGCATCCGGATGCTGCCGCTGTCCGGCTTGCCGTCCTGCGCCAGCGACACCGACACCACCACCGTGGTGTTCAACGCATCTGTCGACAGCGACCCCACATTCCAGCACTGCGAAACCGCAACGCGCAAGGCATCCTTCTCACCCAGCGTCAGCGGCGGGCCCGACGGTTCCGGCGCCTCAACATCGGCACCGCCTGCCAGCGCTTCCGCTAAGGCATCCTCCACCGCAGAGGGCGTATCCGCCGCCGCCGGCTGATCCTGCCCGGCCGGCTGCTCCTGTTCGGCCGGCTGGGCCGCTTCCACCACCTCCGCCGGCTGCGGCTGCGGCCGGGTTGGCCGTGTCCTGGGGCGCACAGACACTTCCGGCGCGGCAGAGGCGGCACTGTCCTCGCCTTCGTTCTCTTCGGTCACGATCCGGTCGCTGGCGGCCTCGGGCGCGGTGGCCTCCTGCACGTCCTGCTCTGTCTCGGCGCCCTCCTCCGGCGCCACTTCCGGCTGGGCGATGTCGTCCACCCTGGTGTCGGGCTCCGGCGGCGCAACAGGCTCGGGCGCCACCCGGTCCACCGGGCGCGGCGCAGTTTCAGGGCGCAGCTGCGGCACCAGCGCAGCGATCTCCGGCTCCTCAGCCGCGGCCGGCGGGCTGTCCGGCACATCCGGTTCGGGCTGCGGCTCGGGGATCTCGGTCACCTGCGGATCCGGCGCCGCCGGCGCGACCGGTTCGGGCTGGACGGTGTCCGGCTCCGGGTCCGGCTGCGGTGCGGGCTCCGGTGCCGGCTGCACTTCGGCCGGCTCATTCAACGGTGCCGGTTCGGGGGCGACCTGCGGCGCCTGGCGCTGCTGGCTGAGCTTTTCAAACTGCTCCGCCGAAATCAGCGCCACCTGCTGCACCCGGGACGGCAAGGGTTCGGACGGGAACCAGGCGCCAAAGACAACCCATCCCATCAAAAGCCCGTGTCCGGCAAGAGAGATCCTGGTTCCGGTCTGCACCGCCCGCGTCCCCGCTTATTGCCCTGCGCCCTCAGACGGCTGCCCGTCCAGGGCCGGGCCGCCGGTGTCCGTCACCAGCCCGACATTGGAAAACCCGCCTGCGTTCAGCGCGCCCATCACCTGCATCACATCCGCATAGGCAATCCGCCCGTCGGCACGCAGAAACACCCGGTCCGAGCTGCGCTCGGCCGCAATCGCCCGCAGCTTGGGCACCAGCTCGTCACGCGCCACCGGCGTGGTCTGGATTTCCACCCCGCCTGCCGCGGTCATGGTCACGGTCAGCGGCTCTTCCTCGTCACCGGGCAACGCACCCGCAGCGGTCTTGGGCAGCTCCACCGGCACGCCGACCGTCATCAGCGGTGCGGCCACCATGAAGATGATCAGCAGCACCAGCATCACATCGACAAAAGGCGTGACATTGATTTCCGACATCACCCGCCCGCGTCCGCGGCGGCGGCCCCGGCGGCGGTTGCCGCCTCCCTGCGGCTGCTGGACAGCGGCGCCCATCCCTCAGGAATCCAGCTGGCGGCTGAGAATGGTGGCGAACTCATCGGCAAAGGCCTCGTAGCCGCCGATGATGCGGTCGCTGTCCGCGCTCAGCTTGTTGTAGAAGATCACCGCCGGGATCGCGGCCAGCAGCCCCAGCCCGGTGGCCATCAGCGCCTCGGCAATACCGGGCGCCACCACGGCAAGGTTGGTGTTCTGCTGCTCAGCAATCTCGATAAAGGCGGTCATGATGCCCCAGACAGTGCCGAACAGGCCGACAAAGGGCGCGGTGGAACCGACGGTGGCCAGCACCGACAGACCGCTTTGCAGCCCCTCGGTCTCCTTGGAGATGGCCACATCCATCGACCGGTCGATGCGCGCCTGCGCACCGGGGATCAGCCCGCCGTCGCTGCGGTGGCTGCGCCGCCATTCCGTCATGCCCGCGGAAAAGATCCGCGCCGCCTGTCCGGGCGGCTCGGCGCCGATCTGGTCGAACAGCGCATCCAGCGGATTGCCCGACCAGAAGGCACGGTCAAAGGCATCGGCTTCCCTGCGGGCCAGACGGTAGTTGATCATCTTCTGAATGATGATGCCCCAGGACCAGATCGAGGCCCCGACCAGCATCAGCATCACCAGTTTCACGGTTACGGTGGCCCGCGCGAAAAGGCCCCACATGGAGAAATCAATCTCCTGTGCCAGCGCCAGAGTTTCTGCTTCCATTCGCCTGCTCTAAGATTTCCCGGCCGTTTCTCCGGCGTTATTTGGCAAAAGGCTAGCCCAGTTCAATGGCAAAGGCCATCAAAACAGGCGGGCGCGCGCCAAATGTTACCGCAATGCGCGAATCTCTGCCGGAAGCCGCGCGGGCTTGCCGCCGGTGGTGATGCAGACAATGGTGACCTGCGCCCGGAACAGCGGCTGGCCGCCGCGCGTGACCTCTTGACTCAGGGTCATCCGGGCCGGAGTCACATTGTGCATTGACGTGGTGACGAGCAGTTCCTCGTCGAATTTGGCTGGCGCCAGATAATCCGCCTCGATCCGGCGCACCGCATAGATCAGCCCGGCCTCGCGCATGGCGTTCTGATCAACGCCGATGCCGCGCACCCAGTCGCTGCGGGCTCGCTCGATGAAGCGCAAGTAGTTGGCGTGATAGACGATCCCGCCCATGTCGGTGTCCTCGTAGTAGACCCGCACGGGGAATTCGTGGATCATGCTCTGCGCTCCTGTGGCTTGGCGGGCACCCTATGGCCGGCGCCGGCCCGCCGCAAGCGCTTCAGCCCTCCAGCGGGTATTCTGCCAGGACATCATAGCGTGCGCCTTCGGGGGCCAGCGTGGACTGGTACAGCGCAAAGCAGCCTGCCTCGGCCTGCAGCCGGAACCCCGCCGCCGCTTGCAGGAAACCGGCGATCTTCTCCAGCTGCCCCGGCTGCAGATGCCGCGGGAACCGGACCAGTGTCACATGCGGGCGGAACCGCTCCCGCGCAAGACCGATCCCGGCGGCCTGGCAGGCACTGCGCACACGGTCCCGCAGGCGGCTCAGCTCCGGTGTCTTTTGCACCGCCGCAGCCAGTACCCGCGGCTGTCTGCCGCCGAACACCTCCAGTTCCTGAAAGCGGAGGCTCAGAACCGGCGCGCGGATCCCGGCAAGTTCCTGATGCAGGGCTTGCAGCATCTGTTCCGGCTGGTCATCCAGAAATGCCAGCGTCAGATGCATGTTCTCTGCCGGCACCGGCCGCCCGGCGGTCAGCTCTTCCTGCACACGCTCCAGCGCAATCAGGGCTGCATCAGGCAGCGGCAAGCCCGCAAACGCGCGCATCAGGACTGCGGCTGCCCCGCCGCCGGCGCTTGCAGCCGCGCGAACAGGCGCAGGGCGTGGGACTTGTCGTCTGCGGCCACCGGCATCATCCGGTCATAGGCTGCCGCAATGATCCCGGCAATTTCCGGGCGCAGGATTGTGGCGCCGGTCTCCGGCAGCACCGCCAGCGGCGAGGTTTCTGCAAAAGCCGCATCGCCCCACATCAGCGCCACCTGCACTGCCTGGGTCAGCGCCAGCGTCTCGGCCGGCATCTCTGCCATGGCGCCTTGCATCCGCAGGAACACAAACGCCGCCTTGATGCCGCCCTGACCGTCAAACCGGAACGCCCGGTACTGGCTCGCGCCTGCGGCCTTCAACCGGGCTACCAGCGGCGCAAGCCCGGGGATCAGCCGGTCGAGGTCCGGCACCTCCAGCAGCTCATCCCAGTCCCGGAAGAAAAAGAACATCAGGTTCGAGCCCAGCTCAGGGTCGGTCTCGGCCATCTGGTGGCCTGCCAGCGTCATCACCGCCTCCAGCGCGCCCTTGACGGTTTTCAGCGTGCCGTCTTCCACGCCGAAGACAATCGGCGCCACCGGACGGCCCCAGCGGGCGCAGGCGTAGGAGCCGTCTTGGCGGGTGAACAGGGTTTCGATCTGTTCCGGCGTCAGGTCTGGCAGCTGGGCAGTCATATGGGTCTCCTTGATCCTGCCCCGTCTATGCCGTTTGCGCGACCCGCCGGCAAGGGGGGCTCCCGCGCCTGCCCGGCGTCCTGGCTGCGCCAGACCTCCGGCAACAGCCTTGGGCCGGGCGCCGCTGACGCGGCGCGGCGGGCGGATGCGGCCCGGCTTTTCTCCGGCCGGAAATACTCCCGCCGGAGGCTCCCCGCGCCGCCGCGCGGCGCCCCGCCCGGCCATTGCAGCGGCGCATCTTTCCGGCCCGCCCGGCAGCAGCGGAATAGGTCATAACTCCTGCCCAAATGTTTCGCGCGCGAAACATTTGGGCAGCAAGGCTGACACAACTTATAGTGGTTTCCCCGCTGCCTACCCGAACAGATCGTTGCGGGAGCGCGGCGGCGCCATTCCCAGGTGGGTCCAGGCCTTTTGCGCCAGCATCCGCCCGCGCGGGGTGCGCTGGATCAGCCCCTGCTGCAGCAAGTAAGGTTCAATCACCTCTTCCAGCGCGTCGCGGCTCTCGGACAAGGCGGCCGAAATCGTCTCGATCCCCACCGGTCCGCCGCCGTAATTCTCGGCCAGCAGGGTCAGATACCGCCGGTCGGCGCCGTCAAGCCCCAGCTGATCCACCCCCAGCCGGGTCAGCGCGCCATCGGCCAGTTCGCGGGTGATCGTGCCATCGCCCTCCACAACCGCGAAGTCCACAACGCGGCGCAAGAGCCGCCCGGCGATCCTGGGGGTGCCGCGGGCGCGCCGCGCGATCTCGCGGGCGCCTGCATCATCCGCAGGGGCCCCCAGTTTGCGGGCATTGCGGCGGACAATCTCGAACAGCTCGTCAATGGTATAGAACTGCAGCCGGGTCGGGATACCGAAGCGGTCGCGCAGCGGTGTGGTCAGCAGACCCATACGGGTGGTGGCCCCGACCAGGGTAAAGGGCTGCAGTTCGATCCGCACGGTGCGCGCTGCAGGGCCTTCGCCAATCACCAGATCCAGCTCAAAATCCTCCATCGCCGGATAGAGCACTTCCTCCACCGCCGGGTTCAGCCGGTGGATTTCGTCGATGAACAGCACGTCGCTGGCTTCGAGATTGGTGAGGATCGCCGCCAGATCGCCGGCTTTGGCCAGCACCGGGCCGGAGGTCATCCGGAAATTCACCCCCAGTTCACGGGCGATGATCTGCGCCAGCGTGGTCTTGCCAAGGCCAGGAGGGCCGTGAAACAGCGTGTGGTCCATCGCCTCGCCGCGGCGGCGGGCGGATTCGATGAAGACCTTCAGATTGGCGCGGGCTTCGGCCTGGCCGATGAATTCGCCAAGCCCCTGCGGGCGCAGGGCGCGGTCCCCGTCAGGCGCAGTATCCTCGGGCAGCGGTTCGGGGCGCAGGGCGGGGTCGGCGTCAATCATTGGGCCTGCGCCTGTCAGTTTTCAGCTGTACCGCCTGGCCGCCAGGCCGGGCAGCGCCCGTCCGCCCCCCTGGGCGGGCGCTTCGCTTTCCACCCGCGGCCGGGCACTGCCCTTTGTGTTTCAATACCATTTTCCGATCACCCCTTCGGTGCCAGCAGGCGCAGCGCTGCGCGGATCAGCTCCGGCTCATCCGCGTCCGGCCAGGTGGCGGCGGCCTCGGCCACTGCCGCTGCGGCATCCGACGGACCATAGCCCAGATTGCCCAGAGCCGACAGCGCCCCGGCAGAGGCAGCAGCGGCGCCCGAAGGTTTCTTGGGCGGCGCCTTGCGGGCCGGTTTGGCAGCCGGTGCAGGCCCGGCATTCTCAACCACCTCCAGCCCCGGGCCGTCCATCGCGTCCGCCACGGTGCCGCCCATCGCCATCACACCCGGCGCCTTGTCCTTGAGGTCCAGCACAATACGCTGCGCGGTCTTGGGGCCGACGCCCCTGGCCGCCTTGACCGACGCCCAGTCGCCAAGCGCGATCGCCCGGCTGACCCCGTCCGGCCCCAGGGCGCCGAGGATGGCCAGCGAGACCTTGGCCCCGACCCCCTGCACCGAGGTCAGCAGCCGGTGCCATTCCTTTTCGACCAGCGAGGTGAAGCCATAAAGCTGCATCAGGTCTTCGCGCACCACCATCTCGGTATACAGCGCGACCGCCTCGCCCGTGCCCGGCAGGGCCGCCATGGTCCGGTCGGAGCAATAGACGATATAGCCGACCCCGCGCACGTCGATCAGCACATGATCCTGCGCCCGGTAATCGAGACGCCCCGTCAGTTTGCCAATCATGCCAGTTTGCCGGTCATGCGCGTTTCTCCTTCAACTGCCGCTGCGCAGCGGCCCCGTAGTAGGCATGGCAGATGGCAATCGCCAGTGCATCGGCCGCATCGGCGCCTTTTGGCGCACAGCCGGGCAGCTGCAGTTTGACCATATGCATGACCTGTTCCTTTTCAGCGTGCCCGACGCCGACCACGGTCTTTTTGACCCGGTTGGGGGCATATTCGCCCACCGGCAATCCCGCCTTGGCAAGCGTCAGCAGCGCCACCCCGCGCGCCTGACCCAGTTTCAGGGTGCCGGCGCCGTCCTTGTTCACAAAGGTCTGTTCGATCGCGGCCTGATCCGGGGCATAGGCTTCAATGATCTCGGTGACCTGATTGTGCAGCGACAGCAGCCGCTCCCCCAGATCATCGCCATCCGAACAGCAATGCCCGTTGGCCACATGGCTCAGGCGCGGGCCATTTGATTCGATGACCCCCCATCCAAGGGTGCGCAGCCCCGGATCAATTCCCAGAATCCGCATGATGTGCCCGGTCCCCGCCTGCCTATTGCAAATATTTTTCCAACGGTTAGCACAAACCGCGAACATGTCCAATTGCTTTCCCTGCGCCCGCGTACTGCCAAGGGCGCAAATCCTGTCCTGAAACCGACCCTCTGCAATAGGCGGAGCGACATTTTCCGGCAGAAGCAGCGCGCAGGCCAACAGCCCTTATTATTATGGCGCAAAGCTATGCGCCCGGCGCATATGACGCATGCAATTTCAGGTCTTGCCGGGCTGAATTTTCGCCACTAAATGCCCGCCATCGCAACAACGCGACGAAAGCCAACACCAGATCAGAGGACACGGATATGGCCGCATTTGACACCACCCGCACCACCTATGGTTCCACCGGCCTGTTTGGCCGCTTCGACGCACTGGTTGCCTCCGCAATCGGCATGTTTGCAGCCTGGAACGATGCCCGCGCGACCCGCAACGCCCTGTCGGGCCTGTCCGACCGCGAGCTGGCCGACATCGGCCTGTCGCGCTGCGACATCGAATCCGTTGCGACCGGCGAAACAGTTATCTGAGACCCCTTTTAACGCCCTGCCTCCTCCCTCGGGGCGACTAGGGAAACGCCGCGGACCTTCACAGGGCCGCGGCGTTTTTTGTTGCTGGACTGCCTTGCAACACCGCAGCAAAAAGGCCGCCGGCTTCCCCTGCCGGCGGCCTTTTTTGCCCGCGCTTCCATTCCTGTCAGCGCAGAACCGGTCCGATTTTGCGGGCAAAGAAGACCGACACCGGATCGGCCTGCATCAGAAAGGCGCCCGCGTGCTCCACGCCGCTGCCGGCGGCCAGGGTCTGCACCCGCTCATCATAGCTGTCAAAGCCATGCACGGCCATCAGGAAGCTTTTGAACAGCAGGAATGCCGCAACAAAGAGAAGGATGGAACGCCCCGAGACCGGGGACTGCAGCCTGTGCGGCTTTACCACCAGCAGCCCGTCCGGCCGCAGCTTCGCGGAATAGCCTGCGGACAGAGCTTTATGTTTGCGGTTGATCTGCTTCAAACGCGCCTGGAACTGATCACGATGTTCGCCCATTACGAGCCTCCGAACTGGCCCCCACCAGCGGATGGCCCATCTTTGGCTTGAAATAAGACGAAATTGCGGCAAATCCTTCAAATTCGCCGCAAAGTTAAGTTAATCAGCCTGCCTTACGCAAAAGCAGCGTTGTCCATTCACCAATTTCATCCCGGCGCTCGGGATTGATGCCGTTCTGTGCATAAACGTTAACCACGTCCTCGGCCTGCTCGTTCAGGATTCCGGAGAGAATCGCAAAGCCGCCGGGGCGCAGATTCGCAGCGACATCCGGGGCCAAGGCCACCAGAGGACCCTTCAGAATATTGGCGAAGATTAGGTCGAACGGCGCCTGCGCCTGCAGATCCGGGTGATCAAAACCAGCGGCTTCCACACAGGCAACCTGTCCTTCCATGCCATTGGCCTTAAGATTTGCTTCGGCGACTTCAACGGCAACCTGGTCGATGTCGCTGGCCAGAATGGTGCCGTCCCAGACCCGGGCTGCGGCCATTGCCAGCACCGCGGTGCCGCAGCCGATGTCGGCCACTTTTTCGCCGCTAAAGCCCTGATCCAGCAGATGGTCCAGGGCCTTGAGGCAGCCCAGAGTGGTGCCGTGGTGGCCGGTGCCGAAGGCCATCGCCGCCTCGATCAGCAGCGGGATCCGGTCCGCGGGCAGCTTGTCGGCGTCATGCGAGCCATAGACAAAGAAACGGCCCGCTTCGACCGGCGCCAGTTCGCGGCGCACATGGGCGACCCAGTCGGTTTCCGGCAGCTCCGAGACCACAAAGGGCTTGGCTTCGTGCATCGCGGCCAGCAGGGCAAGGCCGGATGCATCCGGGGCGTCCGTGAAATAGCCGCCGACTTCCCACAGGCCGGAGCCGTCCTCCATTTCGAACACGCCCACGCCGCTGGGTTCCGGGGTCAGACGCTCCATAGCCTCGCCCAGCGCTTCGGCCTGGGCTTTTCCGGTGAGCGTGGTGAGGGCGGTGAATGTGGGCATGGCGTCTCTCCTGAAACTGTTGGCAAGCGCCTAGGCCGCCGCGCCGCCCGCGTCAAGCACCCCCGCCTGGCCGCAGGCCAGGCAGCGCCCGCGCTCACTGTGTGCGCGGGCGCTCGCCCCGCGGCTGGCGCCACGGGGCTGCCGGGCTACTCAGCCGGCGCCGGGCTTGCGTATTTGCTGAAGATGG
Coding sequences:
- the pal gene encoding peptidoglycan-associated lipoprotein Pal, producing MSGLKLAMAAVAVLGLTACSSNPWNDDLNGSAGAGGAGAAAGALDPASPAYFRQTVGDRVLFANDQSSLSPQAQTTLQGQARWLARNADYVVTIEGHADEKGTREYNLGLGAKRANAAREYLMSQGVAGSRIKVVSFGKERPLEICSDEVCYSKNRRAVTVLAGGLTG
- the tolB gene encoding Tol-Pal system beta propeller repeat protein TolB, whose amino-acid sequence is MRKILAALLIGASALAGAGTAAAQTGPLRIEIDQGVIEPLPFAVPDFVPETPAAAEHAAQIARVVAADLSGTGLFREVPASAHISKVTGFDNQVKFADWKAVNAQALITGAVSVTGNRLTVRFRGYDVFAEKELESALQFTGTTGGWRRMAHKVADAIYSEITGESGYFDSRVVYVSESGPKNERRKRLAIMDYDGANVQYLTNSAALVLAPRFSPTGDRVLYTSYESGFPQIHVLDVGQVQRKILSSGDGIMSFAPRFAPDGRTVVYSQTQGGNTDLFAMDIGTGAKTRLTSAPSIETAPSFSPDGSQVVFESDRSGSQQLYVMPAGGGEARRISFGQGRYGTPVWSPRGDMIAFTKQNKGRFHIGVMRTDGSEERLLTASFLDEGPTWAPNGRVIMFTRESQGSTGRAMLYSVDITGRNLKPVRTPDGASDPAWSPLQR
- the tolR gene encoding protein TolR: MGAAVQQPQGGGNRRRGRRRGRGRVMSEINVTPFVDVMLVLLIIFMVAAPLMTVGVPVELPKTAAGALPGDEEEPLTVTMTAAGGVEIQTTPVARDELVPKLRAIAAERSSDRVFLRADGRIAYADVMQVMGALNAGGFSNVGLVTDTGGPALDGQPSEGAGQ
- the tolQ gene encoding protein TolQ, encoding MEAETLALAQEIDFSMWGLFARATVTVKLVMLMLVGASIWSWGIIIQKMINYRLARREADAFDRAFWSGNPLDALFDQIGAEPPGQAARIFSAGMTEWRRSHRSDGGLIPGAQARIDRSMDVAISKETEGLQSGLSVLATVGSTAPFVGLFGTVWGIMTAFIEIAEQQNTNLAVVAPGIAEALMATGLGLLAAIPAVIFYNKLSADSDRIIGGYEAFADEFATILSRQLDS
- the ybgC gene encoding tol-pal system-associated acyl-CoA thioesterase, translated to MIHEFPVRVYYEDTDMGGIVYHANYLRFIERARSDWVRGIGVDQNAMREAGLIYAVRRIEADYLAPAKFDEELLVTTSMHNVTPARMTLSQEVTRGGQPLFRAQVTIVCITTGGKPARLPAEIRALR
- the thpR gene encoding RNA 2',3'-cyclic phosphodiesterase, with product MRAFAGLPLPDAALIALERVQEELTAGRPVPAENMHLTLAFLDDQPEQMLQALHQELAGIRAPVLSLRFQELEVFGGRQPRVLAAAVQKTPELSRLRDRVRSACQAAGIGLARERFRPHVTLVRFPRHLQPGQLEKIAGFLQAAAGFRLQAEAGCFALYQSTLAPEGARYDVLAEYPLEG
- the ruvB gene encoding Holliday junction branch migration DNA helicase RuvB; translated protein: MIDADPALRPEPLPEDTAPDGDRALRPQGLGEFIGQAEARANLKVFIESARRRGEAMDHTLFHGPPGLGKTTLAQIIARELGVNFRMTSGPVLAKAGDLAAILTNLEASDVLFIDEIHRLNPAVEEVLYPAMEDFELDLVIGEGPAARTVRIELQPFTLVGATTRMGLLTTPLRDRFGIPTRLQFYTIDELFEIVRRNARKLGAPADDAGAREIARRARGTPRIAGRLLRRVVDFAVVEGDGTITRELADGALTRLGVDQLGLDGADRRYLTLLAENYGGGPVGIETISAALSESRDALEEVIEPYLLQQGLIQRTPRGRMLAQKAWTHLGMAPPRSRNDLFG
- the ruvA gene encoding Holliday junction branch migration protein RuvA, whose translation is MIGKLTGRLDYRAQDHVLIDVRGVGYIVYCSDRTMAALPGTGEAVALYTEMVVREDLMQLYGFTSLVEKEWHRLLTSVQGVGAKVSLAILGALGPDGVSRAIALGDWASVKAARGVGPKTAQRIVLDLKDKAPGVMAMGGTVADAMDGPGLEVVENAGPAPAAKPARKAPPKKPSGAAAASAGALSALGNLGYGPSDAAAAVAEAAATWPDADEPELIRAALRLLAPKG
- the ruvC gene encoding crossover junction endodeoxyribonuclease RuvC, encoding MRILGIDPGLRTLGWGVIESNGPRLSHVANGHCCSDGDDLGERLLSLHNQVTEIIEAYAPDQAAIEQTFVNKDGAGTLKLGQARGVALLTLAKAGLPVGEYAPNRVKKTVVGVGHAEKEQVMHMVKLQLPGCAPKGADAADALAIAICHAYYGAAAQRQLKEKRA
- a CDS encoding DUF1127 domain-containing protein, with product MAAFDTTRTTYGSTGLFGRFDALVASAIGMFAAWNDARATRNALSGLSDRELADIGLSRCDIESVATGETVI
- a CDS encoding 50S ribosomal protein L11 methyltransferase, giving the protein MPTFTALTTLTGKAQAEALGEAMERLTPEPSGVGVFEMEDGSGLWEVGGYFTDAPDASGLALLAAMHEAKPFVVSELPETDWVAHVRRELAPVEAGRFFVYGSHDADKLPADRIPLLIEAAMAFGTGHHGTTLGCLKALDHLLDQGFSGEKVADIGCGTAVLAMAAARVWDGTILASDIDQVAVEVAEANLKANGMEGQVACVEAAGFDHPDLQAQAPFDLIFANILKGPLVALAPDVAANLRPGGFAILSGILNEQAEDVVNVYAQNGINPERRDEIGEWTTLLLRKAG